From the uncultured Methanomethylovorans sp. genome, the window AGGAATATCAGAACCTTATCCTGAAGAACGGACTAAAACAAATATGCATTCCACAGAGCATCGAACATGCAAGATGCCAATGGGAAATAGAAGGCAAGACTGGTTTAAATCTATATGATGTTCTTATGATAGATTATGTAGAAAAATCCGGAAACTACATCGAAAAAGTACAAAAATTAGCTGATGAAGCTGACATAATTATATTCTCTCATCCATACCTTTTTGTGATGAAAAACTGGATCTGTTTGGATGAAAAGATCATCGTATATGAATCACATAATGTGGAATATCTTCTGAAAAAGGAATACGCTGGCCCATATTACTCACAGGAAGTATTTGATGTTGAAAAAGAAGCTGCTGAAAAAGCGGATCTTATTTTTACGACTTCTGATGAAGATAAAGAAAATCTTATGCAATTGTATTCCATAGACCCGAATAAGATTCTTATTACTCCTAATGGAGTAGATGCATCAAAGATAGATCTGATAAGCCCGGAAGAAAAAGAGTGTTTGAAAAAAGAGTTGGGGCTCTCAGATTATCATACTATATTATTTATTGGCAGTTGGCACCCTCCAAATTTGGAGGCTTTAAAATTCATTTTGGATAACATCACCAATAAATTTCCGGAGTGTATTTTCTTAGTTGTTGGCAGCATAAAACATTATTACATCCATGAGTACGAAGATTTACCAAAGAATGTTCTGGCTTTTGGTGTTGTAGATGAAGATGAGAAATATGAGATCTATAAACTGGCTGACCTTGCTATAAATCCCATGTTCAGCGGATCAGGAACAAACCTGAAAATGTTAGATTACATGAGCGCGGGCATTCCTACCATCAGCACTCCTATCGGTGCAAGGGGACTGGATATTGAAAATGGGAAACACGCTTTGATCTGTTCCGAGGATAAAATTCAGGAGCAAATTGCTGAGCTGATCAATATGGAAATGTTGCAGAACAAGTTAAGGATGAACGGCAGAAGTCTTGTTGAATCCAAATATTCATGGGATAGAATCGCTGCGTCGATAATATCAAAATTAAAGGAGATAGCTTAATTTGAAGATTGCTTTTGTTGTTCAGAGATATGGAGAAAATATAGTAGGAGGTGCTGAATACTTTACCAGGCTTGTAGCTGAAAGAATGAGCCGATACCACGAGATTGAAATCCTTACTACCTGTGCAGCAGACTATCATTTATGGAAGAATGAATATCCTGAGGGTCTTGATATGCTAAATGGCATCAGAATACATAGGTTCATGAACGCATCAAAACGAAATCCAAACAAGCATAATAAGATCCAAGATACTGTTTATTATTCAGAACATAGTGTAAATGATGAGATATCCTGGATAAATGAGCAGGGACCAAATTGTCCAAAACTCATAGAGTATATTTCAGAAAAACAAGATAAATATGATTGCTTTGTATTTTTCACATTCAGATACTATCCATCCTATTACGGAATAAAAGAAGTTGATAATAAGTCATTAATAGTACCTTTTGCAGAAAACGATCCTGCTCTTGATCTTACCACAACAAGAGAAATATTTGAAGCATCAAAAGGAATCATTTATTGTACTCCAGAAGAAAAAAGACTGATAGAAAGAAAAGTGGACATCGTAACTGGAATAAAATCAGATATAATCGGATGTGGAATAGAGATCCCAGAAAACATAGTTTCCAATATGGAACCGGGGTATCTGAAGTACGTATTATATATTGGCAGAATAGAAGGATCAAAGGGTTGTTACCAGTTATTTGAGTACTACCTGAGATTGATAAATGAATATCCAGACCTGCCTACATTGTTCCTTGCAGGCCTGGATGCAATAGAAATACCAAAGAATGATAAAATCAAATATATGGGTTTTATCTCAGAAGATGAAAAGTACTCTCTCCTAAGTGGTGCAGAGTTTTTGATTATGCCTTCACCTTACGAAAGCTTTTCTCTGGTTACTCTGGAAACAATGGCCTGTAAAACACCAGTATTGGTAAATGGAGAATGTGACGTTTTAAAAGGTCATTGCATCAGAAGTAATGCAGGTTTGTGGTACCAAAGCTATGAGGAATTTCGAGAATGCTTTAGATTCTTGTGTTCTAACGAGCAAATAAAAGCCAAGATGGGCGAAAATGGAAAAGGCTACGTGGGGAAAAATTACTCATGGGATATAATTGAAAAGAAATACCTAGAGTTATTTACTTTATTTGACCCGGTACAAAAGCAGACAATTGGCTGATCCTTAC encodes:
- a CDS encoding glycosyltransferase family 4 protein; its protein translation is MKIAFVVQRYGENIVGGAEYFTRLVAERMSRYHEIEILTTCAADYHLWKNEYPEGLDMLNGIRIHRFMNASKRNPNKHNKIQDTVYYSEHSVNDEISWINEQGPNCPKLIEYISEKQDKYDCFVFFTFRYYPSYYGIKEVDNKSLIVPFAENDPALDLTTTREIFEASKGIIYCTPEEKRLIERKVDIVTGIKSDIIGCGIEIPENIVSNMEPGYLKYVLYIGRIEGSKGCYQLFEYYLRLINEYPDLPTLFLAGLDAIEIPKNDKIKYMGFISEDEKYSLLSGAEFLIMPSPYESFSLVTLETMACKTPVLVNGECDVLKGHCIRSNAGLWYQSYEEFRECFRFLCSNEQIKAKMGENGKGYVGKNYSWDIIEKKYLELFTLFDPVQKQTIG